A portion of the Gloeothece citriformis PCC 7424 genome contains these proteins:
- a CDS encoding nucleotide kinase domain-containing protein, giving the protein MANKHPSSANEQLSLDFGEYGNSPKPSPEFISHISPAKPTIVFDSYWRFAAERQNIFFKRFRGEPFPWTNDPILSRYKFTNAYRASDRTSQYLIRHVIYRNDLPSTPDEVFFRIMLFKLFNKIETWQLLESQINNIIFAQYSFEQYDQILTEAMSKGQAIYSAAYIMPSGGRVLGYTTKHRNHLKLLERMMSDELPKKLQDAKSMHQGFNLLRAYPTIGDFLAYQFITDINYSEITNWTEMEFVVPGPGALDGICKCFRDLGGLNEPELIKFMAESQEQEFERLGLNFQSLWGRKLQLIDCQNLFCEVDKYARVKHPDISGKSGRTRIKQKYSLTKSPINYWYPPKWGINQAIQEDKPFD; this is encoded by the coding sequence ATGGCCAATAAACATCCCTCTTCTGCCAATGAACAATTAAGTCTTGATTTTGGAGAATATGGAAATTCTCCAAAACCTAGCCCAGAGTTTATTTCGCATATTTCTCCGGCAAAACCTACTATCGTCTTTGATAGTTACTGGCGTTTTGCTGCCGAGCGACAAAATATATTTTTTAAAAGATTTAGAGGAGAGCCGTTTCCTTGGACTAACGATCCAATTCTCTCACGTTATAAGTTTACTAATGCTTACCGAGCGAGCGATCGCACCAGTCAATATTTGATTCGTCACGTTATCTACCGCAACGATTTGCCCTCAACTCCTGATGAGGTATTTTTTCGCATTATGCTGTTCAAGCTATTTAACAAAATAGAAACGTGGCAGTTGCTCGAAAGCCAAATTAACAATATTATTTTTGCTCAGTATTCTTTTGAGCAATATGATCAAATTCTTACCGAAGCCATGAGTAAAGGTCAGGCTATTTATTCAGCCGCTTATATCATGCCATCAGGGGGTAGGGTTTTAGGATACACCACAAAACACCGCAACCATCTTAAGTTACTTGAGCGCATGATGTCAGATGAGCTACCCAAAAAACTTCAAGATGCGAAGAGTATGCACCAAGGATTCAATCTTCTACGAGCATATCCCACGATTGGCGACTTTTTAGCTTACCAATTTATTACTGATATCAACTATAGTGAAATCACCAACTGGACGGAAATGGAATTTGTTGTGCCCGGTCCGGGCGCACTTGATGGAATTTGTAAATGTTTTCGGGATCTTGGTGGACTCAATGAACCGGAACTCATCAAATTTATGGCAGAGAGTCAAGAGCAAGAGTTCGAGCGATTAGGTCTTAATTTCCAGTCTCTCTGGGGGCGAAAGCTACAATTAATTGACTGCCAAAACCTTTTCTGCGAGGTGGATAAATATGCTAGAGTGAAACACCCTGATATTTCTGGCAAATCAGGCCGTACTCGAATTAAGCAGAAATATTCCCTCACTAAATCCCCAATCAATTACTGGTATCCTCCAAAATGGGGTATTAATCAAGCAATTCAAGAAGATAAACCGTTTGACTAG